The genomic region CAAGTATACCCTTACACTGCTTAAAGGCAAGAAGAAAGTGCAGACAATCGCCTACGAACTCAAGGCGCGCCGTGAGGGCTCGGCTTACCGCAAGAGTTTCGACAGTAGCGATGTGGTTTACCTTATTATGCCCGACCGCTTTGCCAACGGTAAACCAGACAATGATTCGCACCCTGCACTTACTGATAAGCTCAACCGCTCAGATTCTTTCGGTCGTCACGGGGGGGACATTCAGGGGATTATCGACCATTTGGATTATATACAATCCTTAGGAGCTACGGCTATATGGAGTACGCCCTTATGTGAGGACAACGAACCACAACACTCTTATCACACTTATGCCCAAACCGATGTGTACAAAATAGACCCCCGCTATGGTACGAATGAAGAGTACCGACAGCTCTCAGAGGCTTTGCACAAGCGCGGTATGAAGCTCATCAAAGATTATGTAACTAACCACTGGGGCAGTCAGCATTGGCTCGTGAAAGACTTGCCTTGCTACGACTGGTTACACCAATTTCCTGGTTATGGACAGAGCTCTTTTAGGATAACTACACAGATGGACAGCAATGCCTCGGACTGGGACAAAAAGTACTGTGAAAAAGGTTGGTTTGCGCGTTCTTTGCCCGACCTCAACCAAAGCAACCCATTGGTACTAAACTACCTCACCCAGAACGCGATTTGGTGGATAGAATACGCCGACCTCGACGGTTTGCGTGTGGATACTTATCCGTATAACGACAAAGCAGGCATTGCCCAATGGACGAAAGCCATTACTGATGAATATCCTTATTTGAACATTATGGGCGAAGTATGGCTTACTCAGAGCGCACAAGTGTCGTATTGGCAAAAGGATAGCCCTATCAGTGCGATACAAAGCTATAACACCCACCTGCCTACGGTAATGGACTTCCCGCTCTTCGATGCAATAGGCGAGGCTTTCCGTACTACACCTTCGTGGAACAAAGGTATGATGCAACTCTACGACAACTTTGCGAACGACTTTCTGTATAAAGACATCAACAATCTGCTCATCTTTGCAGAAAATCACGATACGGCACGTATCAATCACGTATATCCTAAGATAGAGGATTATAAGATGATTATCACATTGCTAGCAACGGCACGAGGCATTCCACAACTGTACTACGGTAGCGAGATAGCAATGACAGGCGACAAGAGTAAGGGCGATGGCGATATACGTCGGGATTTCCCTGGTGGCTGGGCAGGCGATGCGCAGAACGCTTTTAGTGCTTCGGGGCGTACGGCTACTCAGAAAGAGTATTACGATTTTACGGCTAAACTCTTCAATTGGCGTAAGGACAAAGCCGTAATTCACTACGGGAAGACCAAACAATACTTGCCTGAAAATGAAGTGTATGTCTATTTCCGTTACAACGATACCGAGACCGTAATGGTAGTGCTCAACAACAGCGAAAAGAGCCAAACGCTCCACCTAAACCGCTTTGCCGAAAGCCTTTCAAAATACACCCAAGGGAAGGACATTATCACAGGGGAAACACACCCCTTGGGCAAGACCCTCACCATCGCCCCTAAGACGGCAATGGTGTTAGAGCTGCAATAAACAACTGAATACAAAAAGGGCAGCCCAATTGGGCTGCCCTTTTTTATTTTTATATTTCACTAAATACTTATCTGAACTACCAAGCCTTCATTACTACGTACATTGAAGACAGTGTTATCTTCGAAGATGAGGTATTGCCCCTTGATACCCATAAGTGTACCTTGATATACGGGTGTTTTCAGAAGGTTCAGGCTCTGCACTTTTGCAGGATACTTCAGCACGGGGAACTGAATATGAACAGGCTCAGTATCTTCTACAAAGTACTCTTGTACCTCTTCAGGGATAAAAGGACGCAGTTGCTGTTTTACGGCTTGCAGATCGGCAGGGGAAATATCGTTAGTGAGCATCTTGCGCCAAGCGGTTTTGTCCGAGACGTGGTGCTTTAAGGCTACCTCAGTAATCCCTGCCAAATAGCGGTTGGGGAACTCACCCACGATAAGTGCTTCGTGCGCCCCTTGGTCGATCCAGCGGGTAGGCACCTGCGAGGCACGAGTGACACCTACTTTTACATCGCTTGAATTTGCCAGATACACATAGTGCGGTTGCAGTTGTGCTGTGCGTTCAAACTCCAAATCGCGCTCGGCAATGCCTAAATGAGCTTTGCTCAGCTCAGGGCGTACTACCCACTCGGCCGT from Capnocytophaga haemolytica harbors:
- a CDS encoding glycoside hydrolase family 13 protein, translated to MKTSTVLLTLIYFVYNMMNAQVQRVEPPFWWSGMQHSKLQVLLYGKHIAQYNVTSDLPITEVKKTENPNYLFVTLATEGKAAGKYTLTLLKGKKKVQTIAYELKARREGSAYRKSFDSSDVVYLIMPDRFANGKPDNDSHPALTDKLNRSDSFGRHGGDIQGIIDHLDYIQSLGATAIWSTPLCEDNEPQHSYHTYAQTDVYKIDPRYGTNEEYRQLSEALHKRGMKLIKDYVTNHWGSQHWLVKDLPCYDWLHQFPGYGQSSFRITTQMDSNASDWDKKYCEKGWFARSLPDLNQSNPLVLNYLTQNAIWWIEYADLDGLRVDTYPYNDKAGIAQWTKAITDEYPYLNIMGEVWLTQSAQVSYWQKDSPISAIQSYNTHLPTVMDFPLFDAIGEAFRTTPSWNKGMMQLYDNFANDFLYKDINNLLIFAENHDTARINHVYPKIEDYKMIITLLATARGIPQLYYGSEIAMTGDKSKGDGDIRRDFPGGWAGDAQNAFSASGRTATQKEYYDFTAKLFNWRKDKAVIHYGKTKQYLPENEVYVYFRYNDTETVMVVLNNSEKSQTLHLNRFAESLSKYTQGKDIITGETHPLGKTLTIAPKTAMVLELQ
- a CDS encoding DUF2797 domain-containing protein, which codes for MFEGVLQKMWAELASPVRYYLPLQGDFLLMNALLGKKLTLRFERFQCLNCGQDKPIFSQGFCKDCFFTVPQTAEWVVRPELSKAHLGIAERDLEFERTAQLQPHYVYLANSSDVKVGVTRASQVPTRWIDQGAHEALIVGEFPNRYLAGITEVALKHHVSDKTAWRKMLTNDISPADLQAVKQQLRPFIPEEVQEYFVEDTEPVHIQFPVLKYPAKVQSLNLLKTPVYQGTLMGIKGQYLIFEDNTVFNVRSNEGLVVQISI